In Chromobacterium rhizoryzae, one genomic interval encodes:
- a CDS encoding NAD(P)/FAD-dependent oxidoreductase codes for MSARVIVVGAGVVGIAAALQLRQAGLEVLLLDRGEPARETSYGNAGALAVSDVIPLAEPGVWRRLPGWLLDPLGPLAVRWRYLPTLAPWLARFALASRPARVAALTRALAALLNRAAADYAPLVELAGLEGMWRRHGALTLYRDAAELERALPAWRRKSEHGVGWQALDQAAAQACEPALLDGWARAVKVASWSHVDDPYLFCRGLFDAFVAAGGGFEQAEAAALSEGEGKIDGVVCADGRTLAAAQVVVTAGIWSDRFTRQCRYRVPLESERGYHVNLPKAGVALRHFIQCASESFVILPLADGGLRLAGTVELAHRDAAPDWRRAEILLDKARRIVGDFSTEGMTLWMGNRPSLPDTVPVIGPAPDRQGLYFAFGHGHLGLTLAATTGALLRDMVLRRPPDLDLHPYRLARF; via the coding sequence ATGAGCGCGCGCGTCATTGTCGTCGGCGCCGGCGTGGTGGGCATCGCCGCGGCGCTGCAACTGCGGCAAGCCGGGCTGGAGGTGTTGCTGCTGGACCGCGGCGAACCGGCGCGGGAAACCAGCTACGGCAACGCCGGCGCGCTGGCGGTCAGCGATGTGATTCCCTTGGCCGAGCCCGGCGTTTGGCGCCGCCTGCCCGGCTGGCTGCTGGACCCGCTGGGGCCGCTGGCGGTGCGCTGGCGCTATCTGCCGACGCTGGCGCCGTGGCTGGCGCGTTTCGCGCTGGCCAGCCGGCCGGCGCGGGTGGCTGCCCTGACCCGCGCGCTGGCGGCTTTGCTGAACCGGGCCGCCGCCGATTACGCGCCGCTGGTGGAGCTGGCCGGGCTGGAGGGCATGTGGCGGCGGCACGGCGCGCTGACCTTGTACCGCGACGCGGCCGAGCTGGAGCGGGCCTTGCCGGCCTGGCGGCGGAAGTCCGAGCACGGCGTGGGCTGGCAGGCGCTGGATCAGGCGGCGGCCCAGGCTTGCGAGCCGGCGCTGCTGGATGGCTGGGCGCGCGCGGTCAAGGTGGCGTCCTGGTCCCATGTCGATGATCCCTATCTGTTCTGCCGGGGCCTGTTCGACGCCTTCGTCGCCGCTGGCGGCGGCTTCGAGCAAGCGGAGGCGGCGGCCCTGAGCGAAGGCGAGGGCAAGATCGACGGCGTGGTCTGCGCCGATGGCCGCACGCTGGCCGCCGCCCAGGTGGTGGTGACCGCCGGCATCTGGAGCGATCGCTTCACCCGGCAGTGCCGCTACCGGGTGCCGCTGGAAAGCGAGCGCGGCTATCACGTCAACCTGCCCAAGGCCGGGGTGGCTTTGCGCCATTTCATTCAGTGCGCCAGCGAAAGCTTCGTGATCCTGCCGCTGGCCGACGGAGGCCTGCGGTTGGCCGGCACCGTGGAACTGGCCCACCGCGACGCGGCGCCGGACTGGCGGCGCGCCGAGATCCTGCTGGACAAGGCGCGGCGCATCGTCGGCGATTTTTCCACCGAAGGCATGACGCTGTGGATGGGCAACCGGCCGTCGCTGCCGGACACCGTGCCGGTGATCGGCCCGGCCCCGGATCGCCAGGGCCTGTATTTCGCTTTCGGCCACGGCCATTTGGGCCTGACGCTGGCCGCCACCACCGGCGCGCTGCTGCGCGACATGGTGTTGCGGCGTCCGCCGGATCTGGATTTGCATCCTTACCGCCTGGCGCGCTTTTAG
- the nhaC gene encoding Na+/H+ antiporter NhaC, with amino-acid sequence MQQRSPRLPSATQVVAVMAGFIAIMFLFLNVLDLPIQLALFSSWFLVIGLGNWLGRSYDDMQQGLIQGIHNGMVAVLVLITVGALIGTWIAGGVVPAIIYYGLAIMSPQIFLCAAFIICMLTSLATGTSFGTAGTAGIAMMGIGYSFGMPLPLVAGAVISGAYVGDKMSPLSDTTVMTASLCKVDLIDHIRSMMWVSVPATLLTALLFLGVGFFYVDAGLDTGRADLAMQALGSHFTVNGWLLLPAAAVITMLTMRLPSIPVICSGAVMGIVCAWWAQDMPVLDAVRTAYFGNRTASDVEFLNTLLNRGGIESMLSVIALILFALGLGGLMERAGILEVISANFLRWANNPGRLTVSTILGGFFGNFFGGAAYVSLITASTITERNYDLQGIERRVLSRNVEAGGTVTAPMVPWSDGGVFMAATLGVSTLQYLPFLWYHLLVIAISVFYGYADIAIWRVRSAPAAAAPA; translated from the coding sequence ATGCAACAAAGATCGCCGCGCTTGCCGAGCGCAACCCAGGTTGTCGCGGTGATGGCCGGTTTCATCGCCATCATGTTTCTATTCCTTAACGTGCTGGACCTGCCCATCCAGCTGGCGCTGTTCAGCAGCTGGTTCCTGGTGATAGGGCTGGGCAACTGGCTGGGCCGCAGTTACGACGATATGCAGCAGGGCCTGATCCAGGGCATCCACAACGGCATGGTGGCGGTGCTGGTGCTGATTACCGTGGGCGCGCTGATCGGCACCTGGATCGCCGGCGGGGTGGTGCCGGCCATCATCTACTACGGCCTGGCCATCATGAGCCCGCAGATCTTTCTGTGCGCGGCCTTCATCATCTGCATGCTGACCTCGCTGGCCACCGGCACCTCCTTCGGCACCGCCGGCACGGCGGGCATCGCGATGATGGGCATAGGCTACAGCTTCGGCATGCCTTTGCCGCTGGTGGCCGGCGCGGTGATTTCCGGCGCCTATGTCGGCGACAAGATGTCGCCGCTGTCGGACACCACGGTGATGACCGCCTCGCTGTGCAAGGTGGATCTGATCGACCACATCCGCTCGATGATGTGGGTCAGCGTGCCGGCCACCTTGCTGACCGCGCTGTTGTTCCTCGGCGTCGGTTTCTTCTATGTCGACGCCGGCCTGGACACCGGCCGCGCCGATCTGGCGATGCAGGCCTTGGGCTCGCATTTCACCGTCAACGGCTGGCTGCTGCTGCCGGCGGCGGCGGTGATCACGATGTTGACGATGCGGCTGCCGTCCATCCCGGTGATCTGCTCGGGGGCGGTGATGGGCATCGTCTGCGCCTGGTGGGCGCAGGACATGCCCGTGCTGGACGCGGTGCGCACCGCGTACTTCGGCAACCGCACCGCGTCCGACGTGGAGTTTCTCAACACCTTGCTCAACCGCGGCGGCATCGAATCCATGCTCAGCGTGATCGCGCTGATCCTGTTCGCCCTGGGTCTGGGCGGCCTGATGGAGCGCGCCGGCATCCTGGAGGTGATCAGCGCCAACTTCCTGCGCTGGGCCAATAATCCGGGCCGTTTGACCGTTTCGACGATTCTGGGCGGCTTCTTCGGCAACTTCTTCGGCGGCGCCGCCTATGTGTCGCTGATCACCGCCAGCACCATCACCGAGCGCAATTACGATCTGCAGGGCATAGAGCGCCGGGTGCTGTCGCGCAATGTCGAAGCCGGCGGCACGGTGACCGCGCCCATGGTGCCCTGGAGCGACGGCGGCGTGTTCATGGCGGCGACGCTGGGCGTGTCCACGCTGCAGTATCTGCCCTTTCTCTGGTACCACCTGCTGGTGATCGCCATCAGCGTGTTCTACGGCTACGCCGACATCGCGATCTGGCGCGTCCGCTCCGCGCCCGCCGCCGCCGCGCCGGCTTGA
- the dapA gene encoding 4-hydroxy-tetrahydrodipicolinate synthase translates to MQEQGILVPIVTPFDRDGRLDLAALRQLIERFIEQGVAGVVACGTTGEYYALDEGERRQVLECVAQAGKGRLRLIAGANDLSTRGAIARARQAAELGYEALMLAPPAYSLPDQAGIVAHFKAVAAASALPIILYNFPARAGVGIDIDSVAELSREPNIVGIKESSGDFSRALALIQANLPDFEVICGCDDQAADFLFWGVRSWISGAANVFPGEQVAMLNAAKVEDWARVRALMAAMYPAIQAMESGGYNQKAKLGVRRHGVEAGDVRLPLLPLPGAEAKAFLDALAAFDR, encoded by the coding sequence ATGCAAGAACAAGGCATTCTGGTTCCCATCGTCACGCCGTTCGACCGCGACGGCCGCCTGGACCTGGCGGCGCTGCGGCAGCTGATCGAGCGTTTCATCGAGCAAGGCGTCGCCGGCGTCGTCGCCTGCGGCACCACCGGCGAATACTACGCGCTGGACGAGGGCGAGCGCCGCCAAGTGCTGGAGTGCGTGGCCCAGGCGGGCAAGGGCCGGCTGCGGCTGATCGCCGGCGCCAACGACCTGTCCACCCGCGGCGCGATCGCGCGCGCGCGCCAGGCGGCGGAGCTGGGCTACGAGGCGCTGATGCTGGCGCCGCCGGCCTACAGCCTGCCGGACCAGGCCGGCATCGTCGCCCATTTCAAGGCGGTGGCCGCCGCCAGCGCGCTGCCCATCATTCTCTACAACTTCCCGGCGCGCGCCGGGGTCGGCATCGACATCGACAGCGTGGCGGAGCTGAGCCGCGAGCCCAATATCGTCGGCATCAAGGAAAGCAGCGGCGATTTCAGCCGCGCGCTGGCGCTGATCCAGGCGAACTTGCCGGATTTCGAGGTGATCTGCGGCTGCGACGACCAGGCGGCGGATTTTCTGTTCTGGGGCGTGCGCAGCTGGATCAGCGGCGCGGCCAACGTCTTTCCCGGTGAACAGGTGGCGATGCTGAACGCCGCCAAGGTCGAGGACTGGGCGCGGGTGCGCGCGCTGATGGCGGCGATGTATCCGGCGATCCAGGCGATGGAATCCGGCGGCTACAACCAGAAGGCCAAGCTGGGCGTGCGTCGCCACGGCGTCGAGGCCGGCGATGTGCGCCTGCCGCTGTTGCCCTTGCCGGGCGCGGAAGCCAAGGCCTTCCTCGACGCGCTGGCCGCGTTCGATCGTTAA
- a CDS encoding 4-hydroxyproline epimerase, which yields MAVREFECLDGHTCGNPVRLVVNGGPRLEGETQAERRLDFIRRYDWIRTGLMFEPRGHAQMSGAFLYPSTREDCDIAVLYIETSGCLPMCGHGTIGVVTMALEHGLVTPAAPGVLNLDTPAGKVAAEYRMEGDKVAAVTLTNVPSFLYLRDVEAEVSALGRLRVDIAYGGNFYPIVEAQPGYRDMADYSPAQLVAMGRELREYLNRHYDIVHPLDPNIRGVRHCQWTGAAKNAGSSAANAVLYGESALDRSPCGTGTSARLAQRHARGLLAVGEDFIHESLIGSQFVGRVLAETRVGDYPAIVPSVRGWARFTGYNRILLDDADPYVHGFEVA from the coding sequence ATGGCGGTGCGCGAATTCGAATGTCTCGATGGCCATACCTGCGGCAATCCGGTGCGGCTGGTGGTGAACGGCGGTCCGCGGCTGGAAGGGGAGACCCAGGCGGAGCGGCGGCTGGATTTCATCCGCCGCTACGACTGGATACGCACCGGGCTGATGTTCGAGCCGCGCGGCCATGCGCAGATGTCCGGCGCCTTTCTGTATCCGTCGACGCGGGAGGATTGCGACATCGCGGTGCTTTACATCGAGACCAGCGGCTGCCTGCCGATGTGCGGCCACGGCACCATAGGCGTGGTCACCATGGCGCTGGAGCACGGTCTGGTGACGCCGGCCGCGCCCGGGGTGCTGAATCTGGACACGCCGGCGGGCAAGGTGGCGGCAGAGTACCGGATGGAGGGCGACAAGGTCGCCGCGGTGACCTTGACCAATGTGCCGTCCTTCCTCTACCTGCGTGATGTGGAGGCCGAGGTGTCCGCGTTGGGGCGCTTGCGGGTGGACATCGCCTACGGCGGCAATTTCTATCCCATCGTCGAGGCGCAGCCGGGCTATCGCGATATGGCGGATTACTCGCCGGCGCAGCTGGTGGCGATGGGGCGCGAACTGCGCGAATACCTGAACCGGCATTACGACATCGTCCATCCGCTGGACCCCAATATCCGCGGCGTCCGTCATTGCCAGTGGACCGGCGCGGCCAAGAACGCCGGCTCCAGCGCGGCCAACGCGGTGTTGTACGGTGAGTCCGCGCTGGACCGCTCGCCTTGCGGCACCGGTACTTCGGCGCGGCTGGCTCAGCGTCACGCGCGCGGCCTGCTCGCCGTCGGCGAGGATTTCATCCACGAGAGCCTGATCGGCAGCCAGTTCGTCGGCCGCGTGCTGGCGGAAACGCGGGTGGGCGATTACCCGGCCATCGTGCCCTCGGTGCGGGGCTGGGCGCGCTTCACCGGCTACAACCGCATCCTGCTGGACGACGCCGATCCCTATGTCCACGGCTTCGAGGTGGCCTGA